In Epinephelus lanceolatus isolate andai-2023 chromosome 7, ASM4190304v1, whole genome shotgun sequence, the genomic stretch CCTAAATCCAATTACATATCAATGTCCAACAATGTTAGTGGTCAGCTAGGatactgtacttttacttaaaaacaCTGTGGTAATGCTACTTCTACTTAAAAAGAGTGCTTCTTTCACCTCTGAATTTCCCAGTTTACAGAAATCATCATGAGCAGACTGTTACCATCTCGCCAATGTTCAGTCCGGAGGTGTTAGGCTGCCTGCCGATGGCCCAGAGCAGGCAGTCCACATCCTGGATGGTGCTGACCTTCTCCTCGTCGTTCTTCTTCTCCAGGTCTTTGGTGACAAGCGTCACCTCCAGCCCCCTGTCCGTTTTACACACAGACTTCACCTGAGAATTCTTCCACAGATCCACACCATTGTTTTGCAGTTCTTTGGTGCAGTTTGTGCTTATGAAGCTGTCGAAGTTCCTCAAAACCTGCACAGGGAGAATGAGAATAAGCATGTATTTTTATTACTGCATGGAACATCAGAATTTAGTATTTAATTATGACTCTATTTGTTTCTTACTCCTGACTGTCGTATAATGAGGGATGTTTTGGACCCCAGGGTGGAAAGGATGCCTGCCATCTCCACTGCAATATAACCTGCACCCACAATCACACTGCGCCTGTTGGGGAAAACAAAACTTCTAATTATAGGCACAAATTTAACACATGGTACAAACACTACAGAGATTATATAGTAATCTTACTTTGGCAGAGTTTCAAGTTCAAAAAAGCCATCACTGGTAATGCCAAGACTCCCCCCTGAAATGATCAATAAACAACATTTCTGCACACTTTCTTAACTTCATAAAAGTGATCTTATTTGATTAATAAGTTAAATATAATAAACTGCTCAGGCTCAACAGAGCCGAACACAGAGAGGATAACCTGAGAACAACATGTATTACCTGGGACTTCATTGTCACTCAAAACAGAAGGCTGCCCTCCAGTGGCGATGAGGATGTGAGGagctgtgtatttttttccGTTGACCTCCACAGTCGGCTGGGGATCACTGGTAAACCTGGCGTGACCTTGAATAGTTTGGATTTTAGCCTGAAATGAATcacattattgttttttttcttctttgggaagtaacaaacaaacatgagcaCATTTTACATAAAGAAAACACTGTGTAGACACACTGAAATAATAAGACGACATGAATGTGAACTTACTTTGTCAAGATTGTTGCGATAAATGCGGTTTAGGTGACTGACATAATTATCCCTTTTTGCCTTGAGAGCTCTGGAACAAACAGGAAATGATCAACGATTAGAGGCTGTCTATGTTTTTACCAGCATTTACTCAAGGAAGTCCTGACACTCAAGTATGTTTAACAGATGCATGAAGCTGATACACTTCATGAGGTTACAACAGGGTCAAATAAAtcctacatttaaaaatagaaCATACACTTCAATAATgctccaaaacacacattcatccCAGCACATGTTCTGGGGTAGAGGCCTAGCATGCTGAGCAAATTGCTGCTATGCACCAGGGGAGAAAAAAACTACAGGAAGTGTTGCCTGAGAAATACATGTCGAGCTCAGGGACAAACAGGATCTGGCATCACatcacaccatttgagaaccactgtatTATGATACTGCTGTTGCCATTTGCAGACATTTGATGACTTCTTATAGAGAACCTCATTTAATATGTCACTAATAACACATTTCATATGATGTTGCTGGGAGACACTACTAAAACATATCACAACCAGGGTCTGAAATTAGCGCCTGCTACCTGCCAAATTCAGGTAAATTGTTGCCAGTGCCAGGTTAAATCGTCAGGCTATCGGAAAATGCACAACAGAAAGACACATTTAGTAGG encodes the following:
- the gsr gene encoding glutathione reductase, mitochondrial isoform X3; its protein translation is MWNAAVHAEVLHDHSDYGFDVGNVRFSWEALKAKRDNYVSHLNRIYRNNLDKAKIQTIQGHARFTSDPQPTVEVNGKKYTAPHILIATGGQPSVLSDNEVPGGSLGITSDGFFELETLPKRSVIVGAGYIAVEMAGILSTLGSKTSLIIRQSGVLRNFDSFISTNCTKELQNNGVDLWKNSQVKSVCKTDRGLEVTLVTKDLEKKNDEEKVSTIQDVDCLLWAIGRQPNTSGLNIGEMGVDTDERGHIIVDEYQNTSRPGIYAVGDVCGKALLTPVAIAAGRKLAHRLFEGKKDSKLDYTSIPTVVFSHPPIGTVGLTEEEAIRARGKENIKIYKTSFTPMYHAITSRKSQCIMKLVCEGKEEKVVGLHMQGLGCDEMLQGFAVAIKMGATKADFDKTVAIHPTSSEEFVTMR